One part of the Halobacteria archaeon AArc-dxtr1 genome encodes these proteins:
- a CDS encoding presenilin family intramembrane aspartyl protease — protein MTSRARLLAAVGVVVGLFLAVQLGALALAEPFYESEHQAVENPDDPANSAIYVGIILVATAMMLAAFKYDAAWLIRALIVGVSGMLAWFVFAEFLPPIVTVGGINGAAVLGAVAVSGALLAYPEWYVIDLTGVLIGAGAAALFGISFGLLPAILLLLALAVYDAISVYKTEHMLDLAAGVMELKIPVVLVVPTALSYSHLDAVANAETETDGGAAETVAESSPAGSEGAAGDAGAATTAAATDSAVGAEPTTDEKLESTTTDEEGDREAFFIGLGDAVIPTILVVSAVSFLDAGTIDVPGLALNVPALGALVGTLVGLLVLMSFVMRGRPHAGLPLLNGGAIGGYLVGALASGVSIATALGL, from the coding sequence ATGACCTCTCGGGCTCGACTACTGGCTGCTGTCGGCGTCGTCGTGGGGCTGTTTCTGGCCGTCCAACTGGGTGCACTCGCCCTGGCGGAGCCGTTCTACGAGTCCGAGCACCAGGCCGTCGAGAACCCCGATGATCCGGCCAACAGCGCGATCTACGTGGGGATCATTCTCGTCGCGACGGCCATGATGCTCGCGGCCTTCAAGTACGACGCCGCGTGGCTGATCCGAGCGCTGATCGTCGGCGTCAGCGGAATGCTCGCCTGGTTCGTCTTCGCCGAGTTCCTCCCGCCGATTGTGACCGTCGGCGGAATAAACGGCGCCGCGGTGCTCGGAGCCGTCGCCGTCTCTGGCGCCCTGCTCGCGTACCCGGAGTGGTACGTCATCGACCTCACGGGGGTGTTGATCGGCGCCGGCGCGGCCGCGCTCTTTGGCATCAGCTTCGGCCTCCTACCAGCGATCCTCCTCTTGCTCGCGCTTGCAGTCTACGACGCGATCAGCGTCTACAAGACCGAGCACATGCTCGACCTCGCCGCCGGCGTCATGGAGCTGAAAATTCCGGTCGTGCTCGTCGTCCCGACCGCCCTCTCGTACTCCCATCTCGACGCAGTCGCGAACGCCGAGACGGAGACCGACGGCGGAGCGGCCGAAACCGTCGCCGAATCTTCGCCTGCTGGCTCTGAGGGGGCGGCCGGCGACGCTGGCGCCGCTACGACGGCTGCAGCCACTGATTCGGCAGTCGGCGCCGAACCGACGACCGACGAGAAACTCGAGTCGACGACGACCGACGAGGAGGGCGACCGCGAGGCGTTTTTCATCGGCCTGGGCGACGCCGTGATCCCGACGATCCTCGTCGTCAGCGCGGTCTCGTTCCTCGACGCCGGGACGATCGATGTGCCCGGACTCGCGCTCAACGTCCCCGCGCTGGGCGCCCTCGTCGGGACCCTCGTGGGACTGCTCGTGCTCATGTCATTCGTCATGCGCGGGCGCCCCCACGCCGGCTTGCCCCTATTGAACGGCGGCGCAATCGGTGGCTATCTCGTCGGCGCCCTCGCCAGCGGCGTCTCGATCGCGACCGCGCTGGGACTGTAA
- a CDS encoding DUF1059 domain-containing protein — MPDAHKLDCEAVSNDCRFIVQSEDEGEAIELAKNHMREIHGKELTEEELETDHLQIV, encoded by the coding sequence ATGCCGGACGCACACAAACTCGACTGCGAAGCGGTGTCGAACGACTGCCGGTTCATCGTCCAATCCGAAGACGAAGGAGAAGCGATCGAACTGGCGAAAAATCATATGCGCGAGATCCACGGAAAGGAGCTGACCGAAGAGGAGCTAGAGACCGACCATCTACAGATCGTCTGA
- a CDS encoding PH domain-containing protein: METLHPRIRLLWIAQGAIAAILIGVGLAAVDQFLTAVPVEIVLGIVGVGLVLGIVYAVRLYQVWQFELQDDALYLERGVITFVETAVPFVRVQHVDTQFGPIERALGLSSVVVYTAGSRNADVRVPGLTPERARKLQDTLRELAIETDADDAV, encoded by the coding sequence ATGGAGACGCTTCATCCGCGCATTCGGCTGCTCTGGATCGCCCAGGGGGCGATCGCTGCGATACTCATCGGTGTGGGGCTGGCTGCGGTCGATCAGTTTCTGACCGCTGTGCCCGTCGAGATCGTCCTCGGGATCGTCGGGGTGGGACTCGTCCTCGGGATCGTCTACGCCGTTCGACTGTACCAGGTGTGGCAGTTCGAACTGCAAGACGACGCCCTCTATCTCGAGCGGGGTGTGATCACGTTCGTCGAGACCGCGGTTCCGTTCGTCCGCGTCCAGCACGTCGACACCCAGTTCGGGCCCATCGAGCGCGCCCTCGGTCTCTCGAGTGTCGTGGTCTACACTGCGGGCTCGCGAAACGCGGACGTTCGGGTGCCGGGTCTGACGCCGGAGCGCGCTCGGAAGCTCCAGGATACGCTGCGGGAACTGGCCATCGAGACCGACGCCGACGACGCCGTATGA
- a CDS encoding MEDS domain-containing protein, giving the protein MSKPTSPGADDPLGLDRPLDALERSSGFRGPVEPMDGEFHNDHFALVYESPADQFAAVVPFLQQGLDRGEKCVYVTDEDSTATVLAALRDGGIDVDAALESGALVLETFADTYLRNGTFDPDEMIAFYADLIDDATVEYDGLRLAAEMEWIVEADVPIAVSMAYESKVNALFDEKDAIAVCQYDRNRFPSSIIRDVVRVHPHLIYDNTVCHNFYYTPPEEFCGPNQPTHELDRMLETLRERTEAKAELQARERYQQRQNEIIADPDRSFEAKLQSLFELGCERFDLEYGRMAKVDPETDRFEVEYLSEENDQFEPGAELPLSETYCALPSRTQGLASVADADAAGYDGRTDCREFGAQAYLGTYVEIDGGVDRTFAFVGADAREPFSDDERAFLQSMGQWVTYELEQHHRERDLERTVDRLETSNERLEQFAYAASHDMQEPLRMVSSYLQLIEHRDDDLSAENREFLSFAVDGADRMRTMIGGLLQYSRVQTRGRSLEPTDLDDVIAAARNDLQFQLEEANAALSVGSLPRVSGDADQLRQLFQNLLENAIKYSGEESPEIDVTAERDGTTWTISVRDRGIGIPADEQQRIFEIFDRLHSREEYDGTGIGLALCERIVERHGGEIWVDSTPGEGSTFSVSLPVPSDTA; this is encoded by the coding sequence ATGAGCAAGCCCACGTCTCCCGGCGCTGACGATCCACTCGGACTCGATCGCCCGCTCGACGCGTTAGAGCGCAGTTCCGGATTCCGGGGCCCCGTCGAGCCGATGGATGGGGAGTTCCACAACGACCACTTCGCGCTGGTCTATGAGTCCCCAGCCGACCAGTTCGCAGCCGTCGTTCCCTTCCTCCAGCAGGGACTCGACCGCGGCGAGAAGTGTGTGTACGTCACGGACGAGGACTCGACGGCGACAGTCCTCGCGGCGCTGCGAGACGGCGGCATCGACGTCGATGCCGCACTCGAGTCGGGCGCGCTCGTCCTCGAGACGTTCGCGGACACGTATCTCAGAAATGGAACGTTCGATCCCGACGAGATGATTGCGTTCTACGCCGATCTCATCGACGACGCGACCGTCGAGTACGACGGGCTTCGACTGGCGGCCGAAATGGAGTGGATCGTCGAGGCCGACGTCCCGATAGCGGTCTCGATGGCCTACGAGAGCAAGGTAAACGCGCTCTTCGACGAGAAGGACGCGATTGCGGTCTGTCAGTACGACCGCAACCGGTTCCCGTCGTCGATTATTCGCGACGTCGTCCGCGTCCACCCCCACCTCATCTACGATAACACGGTCTGTCACAACTTCTACTACACCCCACCCGAGGAGTTCTGTGGGCCAAACCAGCCGACCCACGAACTCGACCGGATGCTCGAAACCCTGCGCGAGCGCACCGAGGCCAAAGCCGAGTTACAAGCCCGCGAACGATACCAGCAACGGCAAAACGAGATCATCGCAGACCCCGATCGATCGTTCGAGGCGAAGCTCCAATCGCTGTTCGAACTGGGATGTGAGCGGTTCGACCTCGAGTACGGCAGGATGGCGAAAGTCGACCCCGAGACCGACCGGTTCGAAGTCGAGTACCTGAGCGAGGAGAACGATCAGTTCGAGCCAGGGGCCGAACTGCCACTGTCAGAGACCTACTGTGCGCTTCCGAGCCGAACGCAGGGACTCGCCAGCGTCGCCGACGCAGACGCGGCCGGCTACGACGGTCGTACCGACTGTCGCGAGTTCGGCGCGCAGGCGTATCTCGGTACCTACGTCGAGATCGACGGCGGCGTCGACCGGACGTTCGCGTTCGTCGGTGCCGACGCACGCGAGCCCTTCTCCGACGACGAACGGGCGTTCCTCCAGTCGATGGGACAGTGGGTGACGTACGAACTCGAACAGCACCACCGCGAGCGCGACCTCGAGCGGACGGTCGACCGCCTCGAGACGTCTAACGAGCGATTAGAGCAGTTCGCCTACGCAGCGAGCCACGACATGCAAGAGCCCCTGCGAATGGTCTCGAGTTACCTCCAGTTGATCGAACACCGAGACGACGATCTCTCAGCAGAGAACCGCGAGTTTCTCTCGTTCGCGGTCGACGGCGCCGATCGGATGCGAACGATGATCGGGGGGCTCCTCCAGTATTCGCGGGTACAGACCCGCGGCAGATCCCTCGAACCGACCGATCTGGACGACGTTATTGCCGCCGCTCGCAACGATCTACAGTTCCAACTCGAGGAGGCCAATGCCGCCCTCTCCGTTGGGTCGCTCCCACGCGTCAGCGGCGATGCAGACCAGCTTCGACAGCTGTTCCAGAACCTCCTCGAGAACGCGATCAAGTACTCGGGCGAGGAGTCACCCGAGATCGACGTCACCGCCGAGCGCGATGGAACGACGTGGACGATCTCGGTCCGCGACCGGGGGATCGGGATTCCGGCCGACGAGCAGCAACGTATCTTCGAGATCTTCGATCGGCTACACAGTCGCGAGGAGTACGACGGAACGGGCATCGGGCTCGCACTCTGTGAGCGCATCGTCGAGCGCCACGGCGGCGAGATCTGGGTCGACTCAACCCCCGGCGAGGGGTCGACGTTTTCGGTCTCACTCCCGGTTCCCTCAGACACCGCGTAA
- the cysS gene encoding cysteine--tRNA ligase, giving the protein MTVHVTNTLTGEREPFEPQDPESVSLYYCGLTVSDPAHLGHARSWVHVDVMHRWLEYVGYDVRHVENFTDVNEKIVARVGEDDLGESEAAVARSYIERTLADMRRLNLLRAEVYPRVSEHVPEIVDLVETLIERGYAYEANGSVYFDVTSFDEYGTLSNQDIDEIESQGDPDERSEKRHPADFALWKAGGVGPEEVSEHRHEGAADPDEACETALTWDSPWGEGRPGWHIECSAMSMTHLGETLDIHVGGRDLVFPHHENEIAQSEAATDQRFANYWLHCELFQMDDEKMSSSLGNFVTVAEATERWGTNALRTFLTAGSYNSQQLYSEETVAEARERWDRLERAYEAGVDALDSPDAMTTVTDDDLREAVDAQREAFADAMNDDFNTREAQSALLEIAGAVNRHVEADEYDYRGLRGAIEAMDELGWVLGLSFDGETSGTATLADDVVELVLDVRESEREAGNYERADELRDELEALGVEVQDSDDGPAYRLPSN; this is encoded by the coding sequence ATGACTGTCCACGTGACGAACACGTTGACGGGCGAACGAGAGCCGTTCGAGCCCCAGGACCCCGAGTCCGTCTCCCTGTACTACTGCGGGTTGACGGTCTCGGACCCGGCCCACCTCGGCCACGCCCGCTCGTGGGTCCACGTCGACGTGATGCACCGCTGGCTCGAGTACGTCGGCTACGACGTCCGCCACGTCGAGAACTTCACCGACGTCAACGAGAAGATCGTCGCCCGCGTCGGCGAGGACGACCTCGGCGAGAGCGAGGCGGCCGTCGCTCGGAGTTACATCGAGCGCACCCTCGCGGATATGCGCCGGCTCAACCTCCTGCGCGCGGAGGTCTACCCTCGGGTCTCCGAGCACGTCCCAGAGATCGTCGATCTCGTCGAGACGCTGATCGAACGGGGCTACGCCTACGAGGCAAACGGCTCGGTCTACTTCGACGTGACGAGCTTCGACGAGTACGGCACGCTCTCGAATCAGGACATCGACGAGATCGAGTCCCAGGGCGATCCCGACGAGCGCTCGGAGAAGCGCCACCCCGCCGACTTCGCCCTCTGGAAGGCCGGCGGCGTCGGGCCCGAGGAGGTCTCCGAGCACCGCCACGAGGGGGCGGCCGATCCCGACGAGGCCTGCGAGACTGCGCTCACCTGGGACTCGCCGTGGGGCGAGGGCCGGCCCGGCTGGCACATCGAGTGCTCGGCGATGAGCATGACCCACCTGGGCGAGACCCTCGATATCCACGTCGGCGGGCGGGATCTCGTCTTCCCCCACCACGAAAACGAGATCGCCCAGTCCGAAGCCGCGACCGATCAGCGTTTCGCGAACTACTGGCTCCACTGCGAGCTGTTCCAGATGGACGACGAGAAGATGTCCTCGAGTCTGGGCAACTTCGTCACCGTCGCGGAGGCCACGGAGCGGTGGGGAACCAACGCCCTTCGGACGTTCCTCACTGCGGGCTCGTACAACAGCCAGCAGCTCTATTCCGAGGAGACCGTCGCCGAGGCCAGAGAGCGGTGGGATCGGTTAGAGCGCGCTTACGAGGCTGGCGTCGACGCCCTCGACTCGCCGGACGCCATGACGACCGTGACGGACGACGATCTTCGGGAGGCCGTCGACGCCCAGCGCGAGGCGTTCGCGGACGCGATGAACGACGACTTCAACACCCGCGAGGCGCAGTCGGCACTGCTCGAGATCGCCGGGGCAGTCAATCGCCACGTCGAGGCCGACGAGTACGACTACCGCGGGCTGCGAGGGGCGATCGAAGCGATGGACGAACTCGGCTGGGTGCTCGGCCTCTCGTTCGACGGCGAGACGAGCGGGACCGCCACCCTGGCCGACGACGTGGTCGAACTCGTCTTGGACGTCCGCGAGAGCGAACGCGAGGCGGGCAACTACGAGCGAGCAGACGAACTCCGCGACGAACTCGAAGCGCTCGGCGTGGAAGTGCAGGATAGCGACGACGGGCCCGCCTACCGGCTGCCGTCGAACTGA
- a CDS encoding signal recognition particle subunit SRP19/SEC65 family protein — translation MVENVIWPAYLDAECSRADGRRVPTDLAVEEPTVDEIAKAVQQIGYDAAIERDKSYPRTPWEEAGRVVVRGAEDSTKNDLVQAVAAYVAAMRE, via the coding sequence ATGGTCGAGAACGTCATCTGGCCCGCCTACCTCGACGCTGAGTGCTCGCGGGCCGACGGGCGCCGCGTGCCCACCGATCTCGCGGTCGAGGAGCCGACGGTCGATGAAATCGCCAAGGCCGTCCAACAGATCGGCTACGACGCCGCGATCGAACGCGACAAGTCCTACCCGCGGACGCCGTGGGAGGAAGCCGGTCGCGTCGTCGTCCGCGGCGCCGAGGACTCGACCAAAAACGACCTCGTTCAGGCCGTCGCGGCGTACGTCGCGGCGATGCGCGAGTGA
- a CDS encoding class II fumarate hydratase, translating to MAEDFRVEEDSLGEMQVPSDAYWGAQTQRAIQNFPISGITFGRRFVRALGVVKKAAAQANRDLDLVDGDIAEAIIEAADEVIAGEHDDQFPVDVFQTGSGTSSNMNANEVIANRAAEITGAEIGDRVVHPNDHVNYGQSSNDVIPTAMHVASLEAVEKDVIPALDTLRGALETKEAEFDDVVKTGRTHLQDATPVTLGQEFGGYRTQVEKGLSRVDKTREHLAELALGGTAVGTGLNTHPEFPGRAAEYITKETGVQFREADDHFEAQAAHDAMSEAHGALRVVAGSLNKIANDLRLLASGPRNGLGELEQPENQPGSSIMPGKINPVVAEAVNQVHKQVVGNDAAVSAGAAEGQIDLNLYKPVLAHNFLESAELIANSSQVFAERFVDPLEANEEFCRDRVEQSMAMATSLNVHIGYDKASEVAKTALKEDKTVREVVLEKEYLDEAEADKVLDPRKMTERGILGQDH from the coding sequence ATGGCAGAGGACTTTCGCGTCGAGGAGGACAGCCTCGGGGAGATGCAGGTACCAAGCGACGCCTACTGGGGCGCCCAGACCCAGCGCGCGATTCAGAACTTCCCCATCTCGGGGATCACGTTCGGCCGCCGGTTCGTTCGGGCACTCGGCGTCGTCAAGAAGGCTGCCGCACAGGCCAATCGCGATCTGGATCTCGTCGACGGCGACATTGCAGAGGCCATCATCGAGGCCGCCGACGAAGTAATCGCCGGCGAGCACGACGACCAGTTCCCGGTCGACGTCTTCCAGACCGGTTCGGGGACCTCCTCGAATATGAACGCAAACGAGGTCATCGCGAACCGCGCCGCCGAGATTACGGGCGCCGAGATCGGCGACCGCGTCGTCCATCCGAACGACCACGTCAACTACGGCCAGTCCTCGAACGACGTGATCCCGACTGCGATGCACGTCGCCTCACTCGAGGCCGTTGAGAAAGACGTCATCCCCGCGCTCGACACGCTCCGCGGGGCACTCGAAACGAAAGAAGCGGAGTTCGACGACGTCGTCAAAACGGGTCGCACGCACCTGCAGGACGCGACGCCTGTGACGCTTGGCCAGGAGTTCGGCGGCTACCGAACCCAGGTCGAGAAAGGCCTGTCCCGCGTCGACAAGACCCGCGAGCACCTCGCCGAACTCGCCCTCGGCGGCACCGCGGTCGGCACCGGCCTCAACACTCATCCCGAGTTCCCCGGTCGCGCCGCGGAGTACATCACGAAAGAGACCGGCGTCCAGTTCCGCGAGGCCGACGACCACTTCGAGGCCCAGGCCGCCCACGACGCGATGTCCGAGGCCCACGGCGCGCTTCGCGTCGTCGCCGGTTCGCTAAACAAGATCGCGAACGACCTCCGACTGCTCGCCTCCGGCCCGCGGAACGGCCTGGGCGAACTCGAGCAGCCAGAGAACCAGCCCGGCTCCTCGATCATGCCCGGCAAGATCAATCCCGTCGTCGCCGAAGCTGTCAACCAGGTCCACAAGCAGGTCGTCGGCAACGACGCCGCCGTCTCCGCCGGCGCCGCGGAGGGACAGATCGACCTCAACCTCTACAAGCCCGTGCTGGCACACAACTTCCTCGAGTCCGCCGAACTCATCGCCAACTCGAGTCAGGTCTTCGCCGAGCGCTTCGTCGACCCGCTCGAGGCAAACGAGGAGTTCTGCCGAGACCGCGTCGAGCAGTCGATGGCGATGGCGACCTCGCTCAACGTCCATATCGGCTACGACAAGGCCAGCGAGGTCGCCAAGACCGCCCTCAAGGAGGATAAAACGGTTCGAGAGGTCGTCCTCGAGAAGGAGTATCTCGACGAGGCGGAAGCCGACAAGGTGCTCGACCCCCGCAAAATGACCGAGCGCGGTATCTTGGGCCAGGACCACTAA
- a CDS encoding PH domain-containing protein, with the protein MNRLHPLSAVTLALNRGFLAMAIVFGLGGALGAIFDVVDVAWMIGLAPVGFVLGGVYGIGYYLRFEYEVTADTFDVSSGVFSRRSREIPYHRIQNVDLRQGVLQRLLGLATLSVETAGGGATEATLNFVSQSEATRLQRDIRRRTASAREARKRSPEAPAEGTDQLDVDDGGMGSGEPEPVSDDQELPADDHRSLADDRPTEPVPEHRDDESAIAGDPDAARPQPSADESAPSADATTTGEPDWGQDVSVDRSKPLFDLQSKELLLYAFTSFRPAAAAAVLFGFFLATGTILEYLVAVAEPVGGPEDLETGTATNYGVLTIVSAIHGIAITYLVSVAYTFGTYYDFELGRIDEDFVYERGLLQRYSGSIPAEKVQSVTVIANPAQRLIGYAGMWIETAGYGPESNGGSQSAVPLAETGRVYTFTERLTGVETPAFDSPPLLARRRYLARYSLIAGAIVFVAYLVTTVTVFEQWYLAAVVFTAVPIAAHLRYVNLGYYVGDEHIVVRRGFWRRRTTVIPYYRIQTVNTRRSIFQRRLGLASVVIDTASSQTFSLAAPTIYDLELEQARAVHEESRGRLQTALRERAAADDIGLSVDFT; encoded by the coding sequence ATGAATCGTCTCCATCCGCTGAGCGCAGTCACGCTCGCGCTCAACCGCGGCTTTCTCGCCATGGCGATCGTGTTCGGCCTTGGTGGTGCACTCGGGGCGATCTTCGACGTCGTCGATGTCGCCTGGATGATCGGTCTCGCACCCGTCGGATTCGTCCTCGGCGGCGTCTACGGCATCGGCTACTACCTCCGGTTCGAGTACGAGGTCACGGCAGACACGTTCGACGTCTCGTCGGGGGTGTTCTCTCGCCGATCGCGTGAGATCCCCTACCATCGCATCCAGAACGTCGACCTGCGCCAGGGCGTCCTCCAGCGACTGTTAGGGCTTGCAACGCTGTCGGTCGAAACTGCTGGCGGCGGCGCTACCGAGGCAACGCTGAACTTCGTGAGCCAGTCCGAAGCGACCCGCCTCCAGCGAGATATCCGACGCCGAACCGCGAGCGCCCGGGAGGCACGCAAGCGGTCCCCGGAGGCGCCCGCGGAGGGGACAGACCAACTCGACGTCGATGACGGTGGGATGGGATCGGGCGAACCCGAGCCAGTATCAGACGATCAGGAATTGCCTGCTGACGATCATCGATCTCTAGCGGATGATCGGCCGACCGAACCAGTGCCGGAGCACCGCGACGACGAGTCAGCTATCGCTGGCGATCCCGACGCGGCCCGTCCGCAGCCTTCGGCCGACGAGTCTGCCCCGTCCGCCGACGCGACGACGACCGGTGAACCCGACTGGGGACAGGACGTCTCGGTCGACCGATCCAAGCCGCTGTTCGACTTACAATCCAAAGAGCTCCTGTTGTACGCGTTTACGTCGTTCCGCCCCGCGGCAGCTGCGGCGGTACTGTTCGGGTTCTTCCTGGCAACGGGAACGATCCTCGAGTATCTGGTCGCTGTCGCCGAACCGGTTGGCGGCCCCGAGGATCTCGAAACCGGAACCGCGACGAACTACGGCGTCCTGACGATCGTCTCGGCGATTCACGGGATCGCGATTACGTACCTCGTCAGCGTCGCCTACACCTTCGGGACGTACTACGACTTCGAACTCGGTCGAATCGACGAGGACTTCGTCTACGAACGGGGGCTCCTCCAGCGCTACAGCGGTTCGATCCCCGCCGAAAAAGTGCAGTCCGTAACGGTGATCGCCAATCCGGCCCAGCGACTGATCGGCTACGCCGGCATGTGGATCGAAACGGCGGGCTACGGTCCCGAGAGCAATGGCGGGAGCCAGTCAGCGGTGCCACTCGCAGAGACCGGACGGGTGTACACCTTTACAGAACGACTCACGGGCGTCGAGACGCCGGCGTTCGACAGCCCGCCGCTGCTTGCCCGCCGGCGCTATCTGGCCCGGTACTCGCTGATCGCCGGTGCGATCGTCTTCGTCGCCTACCTCGTCACGACGGTGACCGTCTTCGAGCAGTGGTATCTCGCTGCCGTCGTCTTCACAGCGGTACCTATCGCAGCACACCTCCGGTACGTCAACCTCGGCTATTACGTCGGCGACGAGCACATCGTCGTCCGTCGGGGCTTCTGGCGGCGACGCACGACCGTTATTCCTTACTACCGCATCCAGACGGTCAACACCCGGCGATCGATCTTCCAGCGCCGACTCGGACTCGCTTCCGTCGTTATCGACACGGCGAGCTCACAGACGTTCTCGCTTGCGGCGCCGACGATCTACGATCTCGAACTTGAACAGGCGCGAGCCGTCCACGAGGAGAGCCGTGGCCGCTTACAGACCGCCCTGCGTGAGCGCGCTGCAGCCGACGATATCGGGCTTTCGGTGGACTTCACCTGA
- a CDS encoding BolA/IbaG family iron-sulfur metabolism protein: MHPDEVERLIESELDGAEATVTYAREKHDENHLAATVVSETFADVPLVQQHQQVYDALDEHMTTDIHALELSTYTPEEFAEK, from the coding sequence ATGCACCCCGACGAGGTCGAACGGCTCATCGAGTCGGAACTGGACGGCGCCGAGGCGACGGTCACGTACGCACGCGAGAAACACGATGAAAACCACCTCGCGGCGACCGTGGTCTCCGAGACGTTCGCAGACGTCCCGCTGGTCCAACAACATCAGCAGGTGTACGACGCCTTAGACGAGCATATGACGACCGATATCCACGCTCTCGAACTATCGACGTACACGCCAGAGGAGTTCGCCGAGAAGTAG
- a CDS encoding PGF-CTERM-anchored ABC transporter substrate-binding protein yields the protein MKRTVVVLMVALLAASLAAPAAVGGVAASSAGDAQAVSNVNAAGAGVDVSCEYPQTHVDATGEEVTLDGEPDEVVALYPSDAQLAAEIGAESKVTGMPVSEFTESLDIEDVSDISQADGAQVDVEQVIALDPDVVLAANVALSQEGVLDTLRDAGITVYVLDQANSLEDVSEGVAMAGAVTGECEGAEETIEWMDDRIEILESATEDLEKPLAFYASDEDGWTPGSESFHHEILTLAGLENLGAELGNEAWAMVDPETIVAEDPEWVVHPDVADEPPLADSIESTTAMASGNVVAVDNNAIGQPGPNALFVIDTLLEAVHPDVYAEIEADLQAIDDEYQSDAESGDDADDGADDADDADDDTDESIPGFGVPVAIAALLAVAYHVRR from the coding sequence ATGAAACGAACAGTTGTCGTTCTGATGGTGGCGTTGCTGGCAGCCTCGCTGGCTGCTCCAGCCGCCGTTGGCGGCGTCGCTGCCTCGAGTGCAGGCGACGCCCAGGCAGTATCGAACGTGAATGCGGCGGGTGCTGGGGTCGACGTGTCGTGTGAGTACCCACAGACTCACGTCGACGCGACCGGTGAGGAGGTGACGCTTGACGGCGAACCCGACGAGGTCGTCGCCCTCTATCCGAGTGACGCCCAGCTCGCCGCCGAAATCGGCGCGGAGTCGAAGGTGACCGGCATGCCGGTTAGCGAGTTCACTGAGTCACTCGACATCGAGGACGTGTCCGATATCAGTCAGGCCGACGGCGCACAGGTCGACGTCGAGCAGGTCATCGCGCTCGATCCCGACGTGGTGCTGGCGGCGAACGTTGCACTGTCCCAGGAGGGCGTGCTCGATACACTCCGAGACGCCGGCATCACCGTCTACGTCCTCGATCAGGCGAACTCCCTCGAGGACGTCAGCGAGGGCGTCGCGATGGCCGGCGCGGTAACCGGTGAGTGCGAGGGTGCTGAGGAGACTATCGAGTGGATGGACGATCGGATCGAGATCCTCGAATCGGCAACCGAAGACCTCGAGAAACCGCTCGCGTTCTACGCCAGCGACGAGGACGGCTGGACTCCCGGTTCCGAGAGCTTCCACCACGAAATTCTGACCCTCGCCGGCCTCGAGAACCTGGGCGCCGAGCTCGGTAATGAGGCATGGGCGATGGTCGATCCAGAGACAATCGTCGCCGAGGACCCTGAGTGGGTCGTCCACCCTGACGTGGCCGACGAACCGCCGCTTGCCGACAGCATCGAGTCGACGACTGCGATGGCGTCTGGCAACGTTGTTGCCGTCGACAACAACGCCATCGGCCAGCCCGGACCGAACGCGCTGTTCGTGATCGACACGCTGCTGGAGGCGGTCCACCCGGACGTCTACGCCGAGATCGAAGCCGATCTCCAGGCGATAGACGACGAGTACCAGAGTGACGCGGAGAGCGGTGACGACGCCGACGACGGCGCCGACGATGCAGACGACGCCGATGACGACACAGACGAGTCGATCCCCGGATTTGGCGTCCCGGTCGCCATTGCGGCCCTGCTGGCCGTCGCCTACCACGTTCGACGGTAG
- a CDS encoding Gar1/Naf1 family protein, which produces MRRIGEVVRAAQGLAVLRTDGDRSQYDDEIGTMAVDDSLETAGRVVDVFGPVDRPYLAVTPDEGVHLPSLVGTTLYAR; this is translated from the coding sequence ATGCGTCGAATCGGCGAGGTCGTCCGAGCCGCCCAGGGGCTTGCCGTCCTTCGAACCGACGGCGATCGCAGTCAGTACGACGACGAGATCGGGACGATGGCGGTAGACGACTCCCTCGAGACGGCGGGCCGGGTCGTCGACGTCTTCGGGCCCGTGGATCGGCCGTACCTCGCGGTGACGCCCGACGAGGGCGTCCACCTCCCGTCGCTCGTCGGGACGACACTGTACGCACGGTAG